GATCGGTGCCCGACGTGGCCTCGCTCGCCACCGCCGCGGCCACGAGCGCGGCGACACTCGGGCGTCCCACGCTGCGTCGGGTGCTGAACGCCACCGGCGTGGTGCTGCACACCAATCTGGGCCGTGCTCCACTCGCGGAATCGGCGCGCCGTGCGGTCGCAGAGGTGGCGGCCGGCTACTCGAGCCTCGAATACGAGCTGAGCTCCGGGAGCCGTGGGGATCGCGGCGCGGGCGTCGAGCGGTGGCTCATGCGACTGACCGGCGCCGAAGCCGCACTCACGGTCAACAACGGCGCGGCTGCAATTCTTCTCGCGCTGTCGGCGCTCGCCTCGGGGCGCCGGGTCGTGGTGTCGCGCGGTGAACTGGTGGAGATCGGCGGGGCGTTCAGGATCCCGGAAATCCTCGAGAAGAGCGGCGCGACGCTGGTCGAGGTCGGAGCGACCAATCGCACGCACCTGCGCGACTTCGAACGCGCGTTCGAGCAGCACGATCGCATCGGCGCGATTCTGCGCGTGCATCGCAGTAACTTTCGCATGGACGGTTTC
This sequence is a window from Candidatus Eisenbacteria bacterium. Protein-coding genes within it:
- a CDS encoding L-seryl-tRNA(Sec) selenium transferase, coding for MLKHPALTDALARWPRALVVEAVRAELEAARAQIKRAPGSVPDVASLATAAATSAATLGRPTLRRVLNATGVVLHTNLGRAPLAESARRAVAEVAAGYSSLEYELSSGSRGDRGAGVERWLMRLTGAEAALTVNNGAAAILLALSALASGRRVVVSRGELVEIGGAFRIPEILEKSGATLVEVGATNRTHLRDFERAFEQHDRIGAILRVHRSNFRMDGFTADPERLGLLKLARKHKVPMIEDLGSGALVNFADFGLEHEPTIAECLASGASVVTCSGDKLLGGAQAGLVLGAKKWV